The sequence GCTGCATTCAGATCACAACATTGTAGTGAAACAATGCAGATGGGTTTTTTCAGGATTTTGTGGAATCAAGTCgctgctcttttttttatcagataGGCCACATTATTATCAGGTCCTAGTTTGGATATATAGCTGATTTGTTAAAATTCAACATATACAAGAATGCTAAGTTTGGAATTGTGTCAGTTTTCTCCAATGGGTATATGCATATAATAACAGTCGTTgttctccactagatgttgCTAACATTAGAAGATGACAGAAATCCCAGTTGGAAAATTGGTGATTTACCTGGAGGAGTTGTTTCAAACAacattgtaataaaaaatactgaTACCTAGTAGTGCAATAAAACACTTGCCCAAGGAACTAAGGGGAAGTTTTTGGTGAAAGTGGTGCATTCTTATTACAGACAGATAAGTGTTCCTTGAGAATAAAAATCATGAGCTGTCAAGAGAGACAGAATTGTTCTGAGCAAAAAGGTTTGTAATGTGAACACAGCCAAAGACACACCcatatttccatttccattactTTCCATCAAAAGATATATCTTCTGTCTTCTAGTATCTGGAAATAGATTCAATTCACACAACAGATTTACTCCAGGTTAGAATTATGTTTAGAAAAATAAGGATGGTTTATTTGAAGCAACTACAACAAGCATATTATATTCTTCTTGTGAGTCACTCACTGGAGCACAGTCTACAGCCAGATATCGAGAGTGGTCATGTAGTTTAACCCGATTCTCATTCTACAAACACAATTGCAATGACACATACAATATTTGTATTCAGTTAAAATGTTCCAATACTGGGCTAGTGGGTCATATCTGTAATTGttgattttctaaaataaaactatacaaATGGCAACCAGAACAGACTTCTCTGATTACTGCGGTTACTAAAATAGCTTATTTACAATCATGTACGCAAAAGAACTTGTcattgtcaataaaaaaaaaagagcaacacAAATTAGTCAAACAAaaaagctaaacaaataaaaacaaaacaaaacaaaaaaataggaaaacaaaattattttttaatcagttgtGCTTTGTAACCCACAAAACCACTTCGTCGATGAAATGGAACAGTTTCATAGAGGCACCAATAGAAGTGCTAACATCAGTTTAATTTAAGAACTCCTAAAGCTATGACTAGGACTTTAAGTACAAacagtatgtgtatttatatatttatataaagttatataatTCCATTACACATTCGCACCAAACTAGCAATTTCATTTACACCTTCTGTCATTCTGCTAAAAGTCTCTGCACATTTGTTTTTCCTGCAAAGCCCTTAAGTACTGCAGAACTGAATGCTTCGTTTCTGACAAGCTGCACAATCTTCTAGTCCACCCTTTATCAGtgatctacaaacacacaaaaaatgatGGATATGCACACAGAAGGGTCTCTTGTCTGAGTACTGAGTATATGTGggatatagtatagtgtatacgTGAACTGGTTGTCAGACCATATTGTGTGTGAGTTCCTGGAGGATGGCTGAGGTTCGATTAAATTTGAGTTAAACAGTCACTTCGGTCTTACTGCCTGTACGGTAGTGGTGGTGATGCTGCTGCTGAGCTGCCTGCGGGACATAGTGCAGCTGTTCCACGGTCTGAGTACGGCGTGAGGCAAACGCCTGTCTCTTGGAGGTGGTTTGGGTCTTGGTCAGCGTGTTGTGCACTGCAGCAGGGCCGCTGTTGTTTGAGGCACTGGGATGCGAGTGCATTTTGGTCATCTTGTAGCGGTCCAAGAGAGGCGTGGTGGGCATAAACACGTCCGTGTGCGATATGGCTCTGGACATGGACTTGTCACCGTGAAAGCTGCCTCGTTTGGATGGCATGGTCTTATCGGGAGAGAGCAGCGGGTCCTGCGAGCGTAGTCTGTCCTGGGAGTAGAGGCGCTCTTGCGAGTGCATACGTTCGTGAGAATGCAGACGCTCGTGCGAGTGGACACGCTCCTGTGAGTAGCGCCGGTCCTGCGAATGCAGACGGTCTTGGGAAATGAGACGCTCGTGTGAGCGTAGGCGCTCAGCCGACAGCAGCTGCTCATCAGATAGGATGCGCTCGCCGTATGGGGACGTGGGGTAAGGAGACACGGCATAGTCCTGAGCATAGCCACGCTCTGGAGACAGCACTCGGTCTTGAGACATGGCTCTCTGTACACGGCGAGGACGCTGGCGTGAAgactgctgttgctgctgctgttgacCCTGCTGGCTACTCTGAGAATCCTGGTTGATTTTGATCATGTGTAGTGGGAGAGTGCTGCGTGCTGCCAGATCAGGAAGGTGCCTTTTCCGGCTGTAGTAGTCATCCATATCCTTGTCAGCTGTGGAAGAACAGAGTAAGACTCAATCAAAATTGTCATAAGTGTAAACACAAGCAAAAAACCGTGCATAGCAGTCATGCAGTTTGTATCTAGGCTTGTGCTGGAAAGTGTCTAGGTTCAGAAGTCTCAGTGATTCTTGctactgatttttttcttccttaatCTGACCACATTTTCTGACAACACCATAAGTTCTTCTCACCAAAAACAAGCTTAATAAATCTTATTCCAGATAAGAATGAATGATGGCAGACAGAAGTACTGTAAACATCTGACTGAGAAATATGCTCTCAAATGCACACTAGCTCCCTGTTTCTTAGCCAACactgtatttactgtttttttttaatgtaacgcAGGAGGTTTATGTACCTTTCTGACCAGCTTATGTTTACAAGCTGCCTAAGTAGTGCTCAGATCATGCCCATTTAAATTAATGATCTGAATAAAAAGCCATATTAGGAGGGAATAAATGCTAACATCTAAGTACCTGATTGATTAAGCAGGACAGCttacttataaaaataatataaataaatgaaacaccGTACTTACTTTGGGTCTTCATAACACCCTAATGCATAGAGAAATGTTAGCGGTTTTATGTAGTATTTTCTGTTTAAGGCTTATGGATCTAAcgttaattaaataaagttagAGACCCAATGTAGGTGGtgttcaataaaaataaaaaataaaaaacaggaaacaaaaactagacacaaaacacaaaacacacaaggaCAACATGagaaaatgatatttttaaatttgttttaaattctgtttcttCCTAAATCCCAGATTTTAATACATACACATTCTCTGAATGCTGTATACGTTTTAAATTATAGTTATGGTCATGCTTTGATTCTTGATATAGAGAAAAAGCAAACCAAAACATCTCTTAATGCTTATCTAAACTGAAGCTCAGACACATGAGAACACTAAGTGACTACTGTATCTGTAACTGAATGATTAGGAAAGCAATGCAATTTAATTACGGCCTCCTCCAAGATGAAGAATGTAGCTGATGACCTTGAGATCTGTTACACATCGACAGATATCTCCTCATACACTTGAGCTGAGAAACTACATAACTTTGGGGAAGAATAAAGCTGCATTCAAGGAAATTAAAACCTCAAATCAAGGAAACGCCAGTTCTGTACTAGACCCAAGTCAGAGATTTCCTGATTCATTCGGAATGCAGTTCCCTGAGGTGCTGAAAGATTTCGAGACAATAAGTAACAAACTTGCTGCCCTGGCAATCGATCAAGCTTATTGCAAATTAAAAGTAGGTTTTTCTGAGTGTTAAATGGAGTACGCTCGTCTGTGTTGAACAAACGCTAGACGATTATCAGTTTGTCACCTAGACGACACAACTGTACCCAATTCTCTAtatacagaagaacattttcaCCGCAGAAACATATTATACTACATGTACTCGCAATCTCTCACAGGTCTACCAATGAGATGATGGAGATGCTACACGTGAGAGACAGGAATGAGAATATGAGAATGTATTTCCACAACAGgcgaaaatgtgtgtgtaatttctgtgaatTACAATTTTACCTGATTGGCCTTTGGCAAATCTTCAGATATTTTTCCAGAtttcatcattatttattatgtataacTCATTCTCCCATGTTGTTTTTAGCCTTCAAGGCATAACAGAGCAAGCTGACATATTCCTCTCTAGCTACAAGGTTGTCAGTGATTATAAGACAATGGAGGTTTTGGAAATTTaacagtataaaaataaattctaaagcAACATCACCTAATAAATTTGGTCATATAGAAACTAATTTACTCCAAGAGGAGACGAGAGTTACTAATGTATTACTAAAAGCAGTATACATAATGTTCAGTATTTGTGACTGTATTTAATGTGTGTAGTTATTAAAGTTGGAAAACAAAAGATTTCACATAGTTCATTTGGATTCAAATCCAAAGAGGCCTGGGTTAATCCATATTAAATTACACAAGCCATTTATTTGCTCTTTACTTAGGGAACATTATGAAAGGAGACCTTATTACACAACATAAATTCTGCAATCAGTCAGATCAATAGAATGGAGCAGCGAGGTCATTGGGAAGTCCTCTGCAGAGACTGAGGCAAACTGCAATATGTTCATCACTTGATTTGGTATTGAATACCATGCTTTAAAGAGAGCTTCTGAAAGGGCGGATGTGTAGTGGTTAATAAAGCTTGGGTGGTCTAATAAGCACAATGGTCCGACCATGGATGTATTCTTCCAGGTGGTAAATCCTGCTCCTGGAGAATTATCCTCCTGCAAAGTTTAGCTCCTGACAAGCTCGATAAGCTGGATCAGTCTCGCTAAACGCAATTGATCTCGAAGGAGCAGGTTTGTGCACTCTTGATATAGAATACAAATCCAaaagaccattaagtgctttcaGGGCAGATTGTAAGATGCAAGGTTTGGGGTCAATTCCAGCAATTCAGAGCaatcaattcaaatcacacaGTGAAATTAAGTATTAATTAATTCACTAGAATCTGCAAATTTAAACTGCAAGATGAATTTGAGGTCGTCTGGTCGCTGAACTGCCTATAGGCTGAAGCGAGATGGAATTGAAAGGAAATTGATCCCAGCCTTGATAAAACAACAAGCTCAACAGAGTGTAGAATGAGAAAGCAGCTCTGACTCAGTCTTTTGAGCGAGGAGTACTTGTTGAGGTCAGCCTTCATGGCGGTTTCGTAGGATGGAGGCAGGTGCGAGAGGCTCTGGAAGGAGCGGGAGAAGGACAGATCGTACGGCTCCGTCTGCGACGTGAGGATGCTGTTCATACGCGTGCTCTCTGGAGGACGACAAGACAGCAGACCAAAAGATGCGTCAAAACAAAGTAACAACTATAAACAATTCTATCTATTTTCTGCTCAGGGGAGTTTGACGCAGCAGAAGAAAGACTGCAGGGAAATCAGTGGATGAACTGGAGCCTATGACTTAGCGGCTAATGAGCCATGGTGAGACAGTGATTTAGTCAAGCCCTTGTAAATAGTGTCCCATCTCCAGCCTGCTAGTCAGCAGAGGACCCTTGTTTCCTTAGTGATATGATGGGATAGAAGAGCCACGAAGGAGGCAGGCCTTCTGCAGTTCCTTCAGTTCCCTGGGCTTTGTGCCCGTCACGCAAGCCTGGGCATGGTTTGGACGTGCAGGGATCGTGCTCTGGTTAAAAGTAGGGCAGAGACTTGTGCCACAGAGACAGCTCTGAGACAAAAATGATGCATCAGGGGGCTGGAAGGTGCTGTGAGTGAGATAGATCGTGTTTACACAACGCCATGTGCTCTATATTACACTGTTCAACACATGCTGTGGGCTTTGCTTCTAGTCCTAGGTATAGCACCGAAAGACGGATTCATCTTTATTCACAGTAAGACACAAGGCGGAAAAGGCTTTGTAAGTGCAAAACTAATTAACAAACCACAAAACAgtataaaaccaaaaaaagggGAGGTCCTTGAGTATCAAAGGCTCATTGGTGATTGGCTTCAGAACTATACATgatatataactatattttttatagtttattttgaactatatatttttgtatatctattttttgtttatttatttctttttttttttttttttacatatgacAGTCTAATAATGCGATATTTTAGGAGGACTTATCCTTTCCATCGTAAGTTTAGCTCCTAAACTTTAGTTCCTTTCCATGgtgatgtttagtgttttttttctgatttgctGTTCTGTTTATGATTTGTTGGCAATCTTTGCACTTACCAGCCATCTGTTTACTAaaccaaaaacaataataaataataagtaatcaGTGAAAATTGCTgcggtgtaagaggaataaaatacttacagattcatgtttatttaaaaaatcaatataaGGATTAGACAACATTTCACCACCCTGTTGTTGAGTAGTTTCCCTGACAGAACAGCACAAtccatcatgttttatttctta is a genomic window of Tachysurus fulvidraco isolate hzauxx_2018 chromosome 8, HZAU_PFXX_2.0, whole genome shotgun sequence containing:
- the LOC113662501 gene encoding protein shisa-6 isoform X2; translated protein: MGHPAPWAILLLLIYLDPLSVLCTSTAKRTKVAPRRTAKLKELNGTAISQAPAPAPVPAAGQNHDTCLGYYDVSGQFDREFECNNTDHRYCCGSCYLRFCCQFRGNRLEQRTCRNYKKPDWVKTAAPSPAPTSEPYDPSADQTNTAVYITCGVIAFVIALGVSAKVAYDKATRPPQEMNIHRALADILRQQGPIPISQYDCENFAAMNSSSKDDTPQRTGSKNHYTPVHTSKSNHGGHYSKESGRGGGHDLHNFISSGFVTLGRGHGKGTHQHNYNHVALSSPTRTPKNESTRMNSILTSQTEPYDLSFSRSFQSLSHLPPSYETAMKADLNKYSSLKRLTDKDMDDYYSRKRHLPDLAARSTLPLHMIKINQDSQSSQQGQQQQQQQSSRQRPRRVQRAMSQDRVLSPERGYAQDYAVSPYPTSPYGERILSDEQLLSAERLRSHERLISQDRLHSQDRRYSQERVHSHERLHSHERMHSQERLYSQDRLRSQDPLLSPDKTMPSKRGSFHGDKSMSRAISHTDVFMPTTPLLDRYKMTKMHSHPSASNNSGPAAVHNTLTKTQTTSKRQAFASRRTQTVEQLHYVPQAAQQQHHHHYRTGSKTEVTV
- the LOC113662501 gene encoding protein shisa-6 isoform X6, coding for MAQMKSKLARRNCKGWATRSALSLTCLRESSGSNSARSRDVSSALNDARQKGARLLTPSSLSAPPAAAQPASTAPRATRRALADILRQQGPIPISQYDCENFAAMNSSSKDDTPQRTGSKNHYTPVHTSKSNHGGHYSKESGRGGGHDLHNFISSGFVTLGRGHGKGERQWPMRSQSHHGTHQHNYNHVALSSPTRTPKNESTRMNSILTSQTEPYDLSFSRSFQSLSHLPPSYETAMKADLNKYSSLKRLTDKDMDDYYSRKRHLPDLAARSTLPLHMIKINQDSQSSQQGQQQQQQQSSRQRPRRVQRAMSQDRVLSPERGYAQDYAVSPYPTSPYGERILSDEQLLSAERLRSHERLISQDRLHSQDRRYSQERVHSHERLHSHERMHSQERLYSQDRLRSQDPLLSPDKTMPSKRGSFHGDKSMSRAISHTDVFMPTTPLLDRYKMTKMHSHPSASNNSGPAAVHNTLTKTQTTSKRQAFASRRTQTVEQLHYVPQAAQQQHHHHYRTGSKTEVTV
- the LOC113662501 gene encoding protein shisa-6 isoform X1; this encodes MGHPAPWAILLLLIYLDPLSVLCTSTAKRTKVAPRRTAKLKELNGTAISQAPAPAPVPAAGQNHDTCLGYYDVSGQFDREFECNNTDHRYCCGSCYLRFCCQFRGNRLEQRTCRNYKKPDWVKTAAPSPAPTSEPYDPSADQTNTAVYITCGVIAFVIALGVSAKVAYDKATRPPQEMNIHRALADILRQQGPIPISQYDCENFAAMNSSSKDDTPQRTGSKNHYTPVHTSKSNHGGHYSKESGRGGGHDLHNFISSGFVTLGRGHGKGERQWPMRSQSHHGTHQHNYNHVALSSPTRTPKNESTRMNSILTSQTEPYDLSFSRSFQSLSHLPPSYETAMKADLNKYSSLKRLTDKDMDDYYSRKRHLPDLAARSTLPLHMIKINQDSQSSQQGQQQQQQQSSRQRPRRVQRAMSQDRVLSPERGYAQDYAVSPYPTSPYGERILSDEQLLSAERLRSHERLISQDRLHSQDRRYSQERVHSHERLHSHERMHSQERLYSQDRLRSQDPLLSPDKTMPSKRGSFHGDKSMSRAISHTDVFMPTTPLLDRYKMTKMHSHPSASNNSGPAAVHNTLTKTQTTSKRQAFASRRTQTVEQLHYVPQAAQQQHHHHYRTGSKTEVTV
- the LOC113662501 gene encoding protein shisa-6 isoform X5; amino-acid sequence: MGHPAPWAILLLLIYLDPLSVLCTSTAKRTKVAPRRTAKLKELNGTAISQAPAPAPVPAAGQNHDTCLGYYDVSGQFDREFECNNTDHRYCCGSCYLRFCCQFRGNRLEQRTCRNYKKPDWVKTAAPSPAPTSEPYDPSADQTNTAVYITCGVIAFVIALGVSAKVAYDKATRPPQEMNIHRALADILRQQGPIPISQYDCENFAAMNSSSKDDTPQRTGSKNHYTPVHTSKSNHGGHYSKESGRGGGHDLHNFISSGFVTLGRGHGKADKDMDDYYSRKRHLPDLAARSTLPLHMIKINQDSQSSQQGQQQQQQQSSRQRPRRVQRAMSQDRVLSPERGYAQDYAVSPYPTSPYGERILSDEQLLSAERLRSHERLISQDRLHSQDRRYSQERVHSHERLHSHERMHSQERLYSQDRLRSQDPLLSPDKTMPSKRGSFHGDKSMSRAISHTDVFMPTTPLLDRYKMTKMHSHPSASNNSGPAAVHNTLTKTQTTSKRQAFASRRTQTVEQLHYVPQAAQQQHHHHYRTGSKTEVTV